A single region of the Constrictibacter sp. MBR-5 genome encodes:
- a CDS encoding tape measure protein: MADRELSIRLSLKDAETVRRALEAVGRDGQAAFDRMTRAAEPASVRLRLVNTAAAEGQAVMRNYAAQLGPVGNALGMLSTRGLVAAAGIGAVALAIGKGLGVSRQLETLKASLVTVTGSASAAATAFEQITAFTTETPFTLDQVASAFIKLKALGLDPSEAALRSYGNTASAMGKSLDQLIEAVADAATGEFERLKEFGIRASSEGSRVTFTFRGISTTVQKEAQAIEGYLRRLGDVEFAGGMERQAQTLETQISNLTDAWRLFLAEVANVSGARSAAGGFLTWLTEAATQARRGLAATTDFSRQIVENARQIRTIEDELAQLRAMGMSEKDPEVSSRLPILARMREEEAKLIAAARAEADAAGADAARVKAEADAQAAAKAEARAAAIARLTAEQAREIELARMAADVRAQQNAADRAEADLRKEVADATDAEIAAARARAIEAVKTQQAVSAAASAGSKAEADAAREAKKNAEDWLRVIGTVNEEQRRSTEAKAEAHDDIAEQIAGIEAETRQFGLSNVEREIAVELIKAEALAKRANTAVTEDERKAIEAATRARAAERERIEQQTRAREDAAREAERTTDRVVDYAGDTFADFFADTPKSWKDMWNDMYSTAKQTLAKLGGDLILRPVIAPVVNAVYGVQGAGDAPGLGGIGGGATGTRGPGITDLGNLLSQQNAIFGGLTSSINSFGASLGFASGAQIAAPSASFVGPMPLAQGSLFGTTTLSGFLGGVGAGFGAGTMLGSLLGATQTNSMIGSGGGALLGAGIGSIVPGIGTLVGGLVGGLLGGGLSALFGKGGKDKLKILSADNPQGNALLGDTFDDDLALRSPFGYVGLSDNKTSGHDAAFVSKLVQTLRRSDQGAAQYLSGSEIATVSTALQNQGGYNRSDRKFGEEEFGKVIRGRLKPILEALDINGQLIAATLAGTDAEELQAAAQELLARRQAVRDIIDYSGEEGEIHKAERSAFMQLQSAIDELAVANDDFGFSADKAAAAQKRLVEEYLGLADAIEPMTAAEKALAAMNERIAQTAELAKQVGIDLTPAEIETKLREQLRTGFDGGIAEQIKALTDPLGAALDAWQKAADARLADAKLLGGNLVEVERLNAIERQRIVEQYTGAAADTIRGFLTDQFQGAGSVLAPRTTLVNAEAEFDRLLGLARGGDAAALADITSAAQNYLNAQRAISASGPEFFQVFDRVTDSLKAFVGDTTGMLSSGATAAASLVPLLGDIEKATADGNAAIVAELVGLRRTLAGGLTSGPTAAAIVNVQPAAVTVVADLAAAGTPSYAAGDAAAGAMARVASNTEQLGPILKSLASESARGFERLVQENRMLNRKVEELTEAVRRQQDALDRLTARVRAA; encoded by the coding sequence GTGGCGGACCGCGAGCTCTCCATACGGCTGTCGCTGAAGGACGCGGAGACCGTCCGGCGCGCCCTCGAAGCGGTGGGCAGGGACGGACAGGCGGCGTTCGACCGCATGACGCGCGCCGCCGAGCCGGCCTCGGTCCGGCTGCGGCTGGTGAACACTGCGGCGGCCGAAGGCCAGGCCGTGATGCGGAACTACGCCGCGCAGCTGGGGCCGGTCGGCAACGCGCTCGGCATGCTGAGCACGCGCGGCCTCGTCGCTGCTGCCGGCATCGGCGCGGTGGCGCTGGCGATCGGCAAGGGGCTCGGCGTCAGCCGCCAGCTGGAGACGCTGAAGGCCTCCCTCGTAACCGTCACCGGCTCCGCGTCCGCCGCCGCCACGGCGTTCGAGCAGATCACCGCCTTCACGACCGAGACGCCCTTCACGCTCGATCAGGTCGCGAGCGCCTTCATCAAGCTCAAGGCGCTGGGCCTCGACCCGTCGGAAGCGGCGCTGCGTTCCTACGGCAACACCGCCTCGGCGATGGGCAAGAGCCTCGACCAGCTGATCGAGGCCGTGGCCGACGCCGCGACCGGCGAGTTCGAGCGGCTGAAGGAGTTCGGCATCCGGGCGTCGAGCGAGGGCAGCCGGGTCACCTTCACCTTCCGCGGCATCTCGACGACGGTGCAGAAGGAAGCGCAGGCGATCGAGGGCTATCTGCGCCGGCTGGGCGATGTCGAGTTCGCGGGCGGCATGGAGCGCCAGGCGCAGACGCTCGAAACCCAGATCAGCAACCTGACCGACGCGTGGCGGCTGTTCCTCGCCGAAGTGGCGAACGTCAGCGGCGCGCGCTCGGCCGCGGGCGGGTTCCTGACCTGGCTGACCGAGGCCGCGACGCAGGCGCGGCGAGGACTGGCTGCGACCACCGACTTCTCGCGCCAGATCGTCGAGAACGCCCGCCAGATCCGCACGATCGAGGACGAACTCGCGCAGCTTCGCGCGATGGGGATGTCCGAGAAAGACCCGGAGGTCAGCAGCCGTCTGCCGATCCTGGCGCGGATGCGCGAGGAAGAGGCGAAGCTCATTGCCGCTGCTCGCGCCGAGGCCGACGCTGCCGGTGCCGACGCGGCCCGGGTGAAGGCCGAGGCGGATGCCCAGGCGGCGGCGAAGGCCGAGGCGCGCGCGGCGGCGATCGCCAGGCTGACCGCCGAGCAGGCCCGCGAGATCGAGCTCGCCCGCATGGCTGCCGACGTTCGCGCCCAGCAGAACGCCGCCGACAGGGCCGAGGCCGATCTGCGGAAGGAGGTCGCCGACGCGACCGATGCGGAGATCGCCGCCGCGCGTGCCCGGGCGATTGAGGCGGTTAAGACGCAGCAGGCCGTCTCGGCTGCAGCGAGTGCGGGCAGCAAGGCAGAGGCGGACGCCGCCCGCGAGGCCAAGAAGAACGCCGAGGACTGGCTGCGGGTCATCGGTACCGTCAACGAAGAACAGCGTCGGTCGACGGAAGCCAAGGCCGAGGCGCATGACGACATCGCCGAGCAGATCGCCGGCATCGAAGCAGAGACGCGCCAGTTCGGCCTGTCGAACGTCGAGCGCGAGATCGCCGTCGAGCTGATCAAGGCCGAAGCCCTCGCGAAGCGCGCCAACACCGCCGTCACCGAGGACGAGCGCAAGGCGATCGAGGCCGCGACCCGCGCCCGCGCCGCCGAGCGCGAGCGGATCGAACAGCAGACGCGCGCCCGCGAGGACGCCGCGCGCGAGGCGGAGCGCACGACGGACCGGGTCGTCGATTATGCCGGCGATACCTTCGCCGACTTCTTCGCCGACACGCCGAAGTCGTGGAAGGACATGTGGAACGACATGTATTCCACGGCGAAGCAGACGCTCGCCAAGCTCGGCGGCGACCTGATCCTGCGCCCGGTGATCGCGCCGGTGGTGAATGCGGTGTACGGCGTCCAGGGCGCGGGCGACGCGCCCGGCCTCGGCGGAATCGGGGGCGGTGCCACCGGTACACGCGGCCCCGGCATCACGGATCTCGGCAACCTGCTGTCGCAGCAGAACGCGATCTTCGGCGGGCTGACGAGCAGCATCAACAGCTTCGGCGCCAGCCTCGGCTTCGCGTCCGGCGCGCAGATCGCCGCCCCGAGCGCCAGCTTCGTCGGACCGATGCCGCTGGCCCAGGGGTCGCTGTTCGGCACGACGACGCTGTCGGGGTTCCTGGGCGGCGTCGGTGCCGGCTTCGGCGCGGGCACGATGCTCGGCAGTCTGCTGGGTGCCACGCAGACGAACAGCATGATCGGATCCGGTGGCGGTGCGCTGCTCGGGGCCGGTATCGGCAGCATCGTCCCCGGCATCGGCACGCTGGTCGGCGGCCTCGTCGGCGGCCTGCTGGGCGGCGGCCTGTCCGCGCTGTTCGGCAAGGGCGGCAAGGACAAGCTGAAGATCCTGTCCGCCGACAACCCGCAGGGCAACGCACTGCTCGGCGACACGTTCGACGACGATCTCGCCCTGCGGAGCCCCTTCGGGTATGTCGGCCTCTCCGACAACAAGACGAGCGGCCATGACGCCGCCTTCGTGTCGAAGCTGGTCCAGACGCTCCGGCGCAGCGACCAGGGCGCCGCGCAGTATCTGTCGGGATCCGAGATCGCGACCGTGTCGACCGCGCTGCAGAACCAGGGCGGCTACAACCGCTCCGACCGGAAGTTCGGCGAGGAGGAGTTCGGCAAGGTCATCCGCGGCCGGCTGAAGCCGATCCTCGAGGCGCTGGACATCAACGGGCAGCTGATCGCCGCAACGCTCGCCGGTACCGACGCCGAGGAACTGCAGGCCGCGGCCCAGGAGCTTCTCGCCCGGCGCCAGGCGGTGCGGGACATCATCGACTACAGCGGTGAAGAAGGGGAGATCCACAAGGCCGAGCGGTCGGCGTTCATGCAGCTGCAGAGCGCGATCGACGAACTCGCCGTCGCAAACGACGACTTCGGCTTCAGCGCCGACAAGGCGGCGGCGGCACAGAAGCGCCTGGTCGAGGAATATCTCGGCCTCGCCGATGCGATCGAGCCGATGACGGCCGCCGAAAAGGCGCTGGCGGCAATGAACGAGCGGATCGCCCAGACGGCCGAGCTGGCGAAGCAGGTCGGGATCGACCTGACGCCGGCGGAGATCGAGACGAAGCTCCGCGAGCAGCTGCGCACCGGCTTCGACGGGGGGATCGCCGAGCAGATCAAGGCGCTCACCGATCCGCTGGGCGCGGCGCTCGATGCCTGGCAGAAGGCGGCCGACGCCCGGCTGGCCGATGCCAAGTTGCTGGGCGGGAACCTCGTCGAGGTCGAGCGGCTAAACGCGATCGAGCGCCAGAGGATCGTCGAGCAGTATACCGGCGCTGCGGCCGATACGATCCGCGGCTTCCTGACGGACCAGTTCCAGGGTGCCGGCTCGGTCCTGGCGCCGCGCACGACACTGGTGAATGCCGAGGCCGAGTTCGATCGCCTGCTCGGCCTCGCACGGGGCGGTGACGCAGCGGCCCTCGCGGACATCACCAGCGCTGCACAGAACTATCTCAACGCGCAGCGCGCGATCAGCGCCAGCGGTCCGGAGTTCTTCCAGGTCTTCGACCGGGTCACCGATAGCCTGAAGGCTTTCGTCGGCGACACGACCGGCATGCTGTCGTCAGGCGCCACGGCGGCCGCATCCCTGGTACCGCTTCTCGGTGACATCGAGAAGGCGACCGCGGACGGGAACGCCGCCATCGTCGCCGAGCTGGTCGGCCTGCGCCGGACCCTGGCCGGAGGACTGACGAGCGGGCCGACCGCCGCCGCGATCGTCAACGTGCAGCCCGCCGCCGTTACGGTGGTGGCGGACCTCGCCGCAGCCGGGACCCCAAGCTACGCGGCGGGCGACGCCGCCGCCGGCGCCATGGCGCGGGTGGCGAGCAACACGGAACAGCTGGGGCCGATCCTGAAGAGCCTCGCTTCGGAATCGGCGCGCGGCTTCGAGCGCCTGGTGCAGGAGAACCGCATGCTGAACCGTAAGGTGGAAGAGCTGACCGAGGCGGTCCGTCGCCAGCAGGATGCGCTCGACCGGCTCACGGCCAGAGTGAGGGCCGCCTGA
- a CDS encoding DUF6441 family protein, whose product MLDVWQLFRGGTGPGFLPDAGGVMDQPTAMLRAFARAGKRAIAAGRTTTVIMFVLLPQTRLKKRLDVKGAGERWVGRLPGLILKEWQAAPVDAALSRRGR is encoded by the coding sequence ATGCTCGACGTGTGGCAGCTCTTCCGCGGCGGCACCGGTCCCGGCTTCCTGCCCGACGCCGGCGGCGTGATGGACCAGCCGACCGCGATGCTGAGGGCATTCGCGCGTGCCGGCAAGCGCGCGATCGCCGCCGGCCGGACGACGACGGTGATCATGTTCGTCCTGCTGCCGCAGACGCGGCTGAAGAAACGCCTCGACGTGAAGGGTGCCGGCGAGCGGTGGGTCGGCCGGCTGCCGGGACTGATCCTGAAGGAATGGCAGGCGGCGCCGGTCGACGCGGCGCTGTCGCGTAGAGGGCGCTGA